A window of Pullulanibacillus sp. KACC 23026 genomic DNA:
TCCTAATGCGAGAATGGCATTACGCTGTATAGGTTTCTTTCCCCTCCAAGAGCCCGCCATCTTTCCAAATGCCGTATAGAAATCACGGTTCGATAAAGACAAGAGCGGTTTTAGCTCTGGTTTTACTTTTTCGGGATCCGGCTCCATCTCACTATGAAAATGAAAGTCTTTGCCGCGATTATAAGGACAAACCTGCTGACAAGTATCACAGCCATAGACCCGATTCCCAATAGCCTTTCGATACGGTTCAGGCACTTTTTTCTTAGTTTGAGTTAGGAAAGCAATGCATTTCTGTGCATTGAGCTGTCCTCCCTGAACGAGAGCGCCGGTTGGACAAGTATCAAGACAAAGCGTGCAATCCCCGCATAGATTCTCAACAGGTTGATCCGGTTCAAATGGGATATTGGTCAGCATCTCTCCTAAATAGACATAAGACCCATATTCCTTAGTTATAAGGTTTGTATTTTTGCTGACAAATCCAATGCCAGCGCGTTCCGCCACAGCTCGATCCGAAAGCTCACCGGTGTCGACCATTGACTTAAGCAACGCCTCCGGATACCTCTCAAGGATAAAGGCTTCCAGTTTTTCTAAACGGTCCTTTAAAATTTGATGATAATCCAATCCCCATGAGGCTCGACTAAAGCTTCCACGGCGGCTCTCTTTCGTTACAGGTGGCTTTTCTTTTAACTTAGACGGGTATGCCAGCGCGATAGATATAATAGAGGCAGCTCCGTCCATCAGTTGAGTGGGATTCACGCGCCTCTCTATATCCTTTGCTTCAAATCCAGACTGGTACCCCAGCATCTGCTGCTGATAAAGACGATTTCTAAGAGAATGAAAAGGATCAGCCGTTGTAAAGCCAATTTTGTCTATCCCAATGGTTTGACTGTAGGCAATAATGGATTGTTTAAGTTCTTGGATGTTCATTTGATCCCCCTCTAGTCGTCTTAATAGGTGTGAACATGGTATGATAAAAGCAGGCAAAGCCTATTACATAAAAAATAGCTATGATAGCATGCATTTAATAGATAGGAGGGCCAACATGGTTCAGCTTTCAATCGACCCTGCGATTTTTGCTAGCATTCCTGACTTTAAAATAGGTATGATTACTTATCATGATATAACGGTTAGGGAA
This region includes:
- the queG gene encoding tRNA epoxyqueuosine(34) reductase QueG, with the protein product MNIQELKQSIIAYSQTIGIDKIGFTTADPFHSLRNRLYQQQMLGYQSGFEAKDIERRVNPTQLMDGAASIISIALAYPSKLKEKPPVTKESRRGSFSRASWGLDYHQILKDRLEKLEAFILERYPEALLKSMVDTGELSDRAVAERAGIGFVSKNTNLITKEYGSYVYLGEMLTNIPFEPDQPVENLCGDCTLCLDTCPTGALVQGGQLNAQKCIAFLTQTKKKVPEPYRKAIGNRVYGCDTCQQVCPYNRGKDFHFHSEMEPDPEKVKPELKPLLSLSNRDFYTAFGKMAGSWRGKKPIQRNAILALGNYKDKTAIDVLQAGLKTDPRPDIRETIVWALREIGKAHADTLPTITDLLIKQKNVETHESVCIEIDKTLQQLHQKERKSSHLTD